ATAAGAATCGGGCACTTCTAACCCGAGTGACGTTAAAGAAGTATAGAAGCCATTTCTCCGCTCTTGACCTGCAAATGTCGTAGCATGTCCGGCAATATGAGCAATTCTTCGATGCCCGAGCGAATAGAGATATTCTGTAGCCTCATAGCTCCCCTTGAAATTATCAGAATGAACAACAGCTGCCTCACGAACGTTAAGATCAATGACAACCGTCGGAATCGATGACTCCAACAACTCCTCCACCTGCGGATCATCAAATAGGGAACTTACAATGACAACCCCATCAACTCCCCGATATTTGAACTGCTCAAGATAGCTCATCTGTTGATTGTTTATCATCCTAGAGGCAAATAACAAATCATACCCTAAGACTTCTACATCTTTACGAAAGCTCTCAATGACTGCACTAAAGAACGGATGCCTCATCCCCACTCCAAGAGATTCAATGAAGATCACACCAATCGTCCATGATTTCTTTGTTGTGAGCGTGCGCGCATGGGAATTCGGGAGATACCCCATTTCTTCTACCGCGTCGAGAATGGCCTTTCGCGTCTTGTGACTTACATGTTTATAGTTGTTCAGCACCTTTGAAACGGTTGTAACTGAATACCCAGTCTTCTTTGCAATATCATAAATTGTAACCATAAGATTCCTCCAACGAAAACGCTTTCGTTCTCTCATCGTATCCGCTTTAAGCCCCATTTTCAAGCCTAAACTCAGGGACGGGGGGACAGGTACACTGTCCCCCTCCCCTCTCTCCCAAATAGAAGAAACTCCACGTTGCCCAATTGGTCACGTGGAGTTCTGATAGTGTGGTCGTGAAACTGGGACGAAGAACCTGTCCCCCTTGTCCCACTTATTTCAAATTAATGTTGACGCTTTTTGTGCCCCAGAATCCTGCATTTGCTTTTAGGGTGAGTTCTTCCATGGTCACATCAGACCCAACTTCGAATACAACGATGCCATCTTTCTTCAAACCAGGATTGATTTCTTCTAGGAATAGCATCTTTTCATTCGGGATTACCATGATTAAGTCACCATCATTTTTAGGACTATATTCTGTTCCATCTTCAGTTACTAGTGTAAAGAAACTTGAATCGGTCGTGATGGCTTCATTTTGCCCGTTGTTGATTGTCACATCTAATACGATAAACTGATTGTCTGTTGTAACTGGCTCTGTGTATTCATTGTCTGCTTCAATAGTAGTGGTACTCTCCGCGTTTTGTACAGTAAAGCCAATATCTTCAATCGTCGCAGTTTCGCCAATCCCAATTGTCTTTGTTTCCTCGCTTGATTTTGTCTCTTCTTGTTTAGTTTCTCCATCATCTTGACTTGATGTCGTTGTCGTTGTTGAATCCTCTCCACCAGAAACAGCAGCAATGATAATTCCAATAACAACTAGACCACCTATTAATGTGAGACACCCTTTAAACATTTTCTTCATAGTAAATTCCTCCTTGATTTCTTATTACCTTCATCCTACAAAACAAGGTACGCAAAAAAATGAACACCCAACATTTGTTCCCCATGTAATCCGTACGACCTACTAAAGGTATACAAAAAATTGCACACCCCGTTTCTTATACTGACACTGACAAAACACGAAAGAGGGATTATATGAAACGGTATCCTGTACAAATCAGAGTAAGAAACGGCCAAACGCATTCCTTCAACCTTAAACATAGCAATAGAGAACAATTGATTGAAACCATTAAGCAGCAGCTCAATGAACGGAAGTATTGGGATGTACAACACGAGAAAGGAATGACCATACTTACTACAAATGAGGTAGTTTCTTTTGAGGTAGGTCTACCTACCAAAATTCCGGAACATGTTGACGAAACAACGAAGTATACGTACAAAGGCCTCTTATACTTAGAACGAATACCAAGCATGGACCAAGCTCTGTTCCTCATCGTCTTCCCTGACTTAGATCTCATCCAGGGAGCCGAGACTGCTATGGAAGCCATCGTGAAAGGAAAGAAAGCTTTAAGGCAACACCTTCACTATTCCCTAGAAGAAAACCGTGAAGAATTCCTAAACTCGCCTTACGTGCAACACCCATCACAAACAACTGAAGAAGCCAAAGAACGCCATCTGCTCAGCATGCGCGAAATCTACGACAACGAAGAACTCAGCACCCTCCACCTCTTCATCCAAGACATCGACATTACCGTCGAAGTGGGACGGGGGGACAGGTAAGTCGTCCCAATAAGGTGCATAGGAACAGAGTGGGACAGTTTACCTGTCCCGCTGTCCCTCTTCCCAATCCAAACAAACGAAAAAGAGCCATGCACCTTAGGTGCATGGCTCTTTCATATAAATGCGGGACGCAGAACCTGTCCCTCTGTCCCTATCGTGAGAGGGTTTCGTCGTCTTGTTGTTGGGAGTTAGTTTGTTTGTTGTCGCGTTTGATGAATCCAAATGCGAGGGAGAGGATACTGACGACGAGTAGTGCAATTGAGATTGGATCTTGAATGAATACGGTCATGCTGCCACCGGAAGCTGTCATAGCTTGTCGGAAGGATTGTTCCATCATCCCTCCTAGAATAAAGGCGAGAATAAACGGTGGAGCTGGGAAAGAGAAAAGTCGCATTAAGTATCCAAGCACCCCAAACGCTAGTAATAGATACAGGTCAAACGTACTAAAGCTGATAGAGTAGACACCGATGATACTAAATGTGATTACGAGTGCAATCAGCATCGGGCGTGAGATTTTTAATATCTTGGCGATGTAAGGAATGAGCGGCAAGTTCAATATGAGTAAGAACACGTTCCCGATATACATACTTGCAATGATTCCCCAGAATACATCTGGACGGTCTTGAATTAAGAGTGGTCCAGGTTGAATGCCTAGTGCTAGAAATGCCCCCAACATAACAGCTGTCGTGCCCGACCCAGGAATACCAAGGCTTAGCAATGGTACAAACGCTCCGCTTGTTGCAGCATTATTGGCTGTTTCCGGTGCAGATAGTCCCTTAACGGACCCCTTTCCGAATTCATCTGGCTTCTTGGCAATACGTTTCTCTGAAATGTATCCGATAAATGAAGCAATCGTCGCTCCAGCTCCTGGTAGTACGCCGAGTAGAAATCCTAAGAACGATTGTCGCGTCATCGGTCCACGCATCTCTTTAAAATCCGATTTGTTTAACTTCAAGTTTCCAATATCACTTTGCTTACTTAAAGAACGGTCTTTCCTAGTTAGAATCAACGCGCATACTTCTGCCAACGCGAACAACCCAAGGGCAATGACGAGGAAATCGATCCCCTCCATCAAATTTGGATTGCCGAATGTATAGCGGTTCGTCCCAGTTTGCCCGTCAATTCCAATGGTAGCCACAATAAATCCAACAGTGGCGGCAATGAGTGCTTTCACCGTTGAGCCATCAGAAAGACTCGAAATAGCAGTTAACCCAAGTAACATAAGAGCAAAATATTGTGCCGGTCCAAATGATACGGCGACCTGAGCAAGCGCCGGTGCGAAAAGCATCAGCAATACAACGGAAACCGTTCCACCCACAAAGGACGAAACTGCAGCAATGGCGAGCGCCTTGCCCGCTTCCCCCCGCTGGGCCATTGGATAACCATCGAACGCAGTCGCAACCGTTCCTGATATTCCCGGAGCATTGAGTAGAATGGAAGAAGTGGATCCACCAAATACCGCTCCGTAGTAAACTCCCGCCATCATCACGAGTGCAATGGATGGATTCATTCCATATGTGATAGGAATCATAATTGCAATAGCACTAATTGGGCCAAGACCTGGCATCATACCGATTAGCGTTCCTGTTACAACTCCGATAAGAACGAAAATAATTCCCTGCCAGCTAAATGCGACTTGAAACCCTTCTAATAGACCTTCTAGAGCCATGTTCATCAACACCTTTTAAAATGGTAGAATTCCTTCTGGCAACCGAATTTGAAGTAAATAGTTAAACAAGTAATACAACACGGAAGGAAACAGCACAGAAACAAGAACTAAGCTCAGTATTCTTCGATAGCCTAGCGCCCAAGAACAGCTGAACACGAACAATGCCGTTGTAAGTAAGAAGCCAAGCCATTCAAATAGCACGATGTACAAAATGATTAGAGCTCCTACGCCAACTAATGCAAGGACATCTTCCTTTGAAACTTGCCGCTTCGCTTTCTCCTTGTCCGACTCTGACGACCGATCAAAATATAATAAAATGGATAATGCAATTAAAATGTACCCGAGCACTTTCGGGATAAAGTCTGAATCAATAGGAACGTAAGGATATTCTTTCAGATTGAACGTTAGATACAAGTAACCAGCTGACAACACAAGAAGCACAATGCTTACTTTTTGATTGAGAGTCTTAAGCATACATCTTCACCTTCTTCTTATAGACTGAAAGGACTGCTCGGAGGCAGCCCTTTCCCTATTACTGACCAAGTCCTAGCTCTTCTAGCAACGTTGAAACTTCTTCTTCCTGCTCATCTAGGAATGATTTGTATTCTTCACTACCCATGAACATTTCGCCCCAGCCATACTGGTCACGAAGTTTACCGAAGGCCTCAGAGTCACTAACTTCTTTCAATTTCTCTTCGTAGTAAGCGACTGCAGCAGGGTCCATATCCTTCGGTCCAAAGAATCCGCGCCAGTTGACGAATGTCGCATCAATGCCTTGCTCCACAGCTGTAGGGAAATCAGATAGTACATCGCCTTCTAAACGCTCTTCAGACGTGACGCCTAGCACTCGAATCTTACCTGCTTTCACTTGCTCAACCGTTTCAGCTACGCCAGTCGAGTATACATCTGCACTTCCATTAAGAATCTGTGTCAGCCCAGCGCCGTCTTGAGCAGATACATATTTAATCCCTTTAATATCGACACCGGCTTCTTTCGCCAAGCGCACGAACTGGATGTGGTCCATAGAACCAGGAGAGGAAGCTCCAACAACCGTTACACTTGATGGGTCACCCTTCATATCTTCAAAGAGTTCGGTTAAGTTGTCCCACTTCGCATCCTCCGCTACGGCAAAAGCACCATAATCCGCAATCACATTCGCAAGCGGTGTAACATCTTTATGCGAAATGTCAGATTGTCCATTAAGAGGGACAAACAACAACGGTGGTGATGAAACGAAAATGGTGTGTGGATTGTCTGTGTTGTTCACATAAGACCAACCAACTGCTCCACCTCCACCAGGTTTGTTCACGACTCCAACACTCTCTTCAACAATTCCCTCATCCTCAAACACACGGGCTACGCTTCTGGCTGTTGTATCCCAGCCACCGCCTGCGCCGGCTGGTGCTACAATTTCAAGGTTTTTATCCGGCTGCCATTCTCCACTTCCACCATCTGAACTTGCTTCATCGTTCCCACAAGCCGCCAATACAACTAACATGAGTGCAACTCCAAGCATTCCTATCTTTTTCACAAGCACTCTCCCCTTCACTCAAAGTTAAAATGTATACTCATCATAAAGGAGACTTCAGAATATGTAACCGTTTTCAAAATAATCAATATTAAAAGCATTATGTTGAATTAAATTCATAAAATTCACGGCATAAATAAAACCAACCGCTAGGGTTGGTTTACAGTCAAGAAATATTTACGCTCTGGTCTTCCTACTTTCCCGTACCGCATTTCAGCTTGACCTTCTTCTATAGAAATCAAGTATTCTAAATACCTTCGTGCAGTCGTCTTGGAAACCCCTATTGACTCGCCTGCTTGATCAGCGGTTAGCCCTTGTGGTGACTCGTTTAGAATCTCTCTTACCTTCTCGAGCGTAATCGAATCAATCCCTTTTGGCAGATTCGCATCCTGATTCATTCGTTCTGCCTTGTGACCCATGAGTTCGTCTACCATGGATTGACTAAACGTCTCATGATGGTTGAACAACCGCTTTGTCTTCTTATACTGATTCAATGTTTCGTAAAAGCGTTCCATTGTAATCGGCTTAATCATATAGTCCACAACGCCATATTTCAATGCCTTCTCAACCATTTGTTTATCATCAGCTGCTGTAATCATGATGATGTCCACAAGAGGAGCTCGCTCTCGAATTTCATGAAGCAAGTCCGTCCCTAACCGGTCTGGCATATACACATCGAGCAAGAGCAACTCCGGTTGATGCGCTTCGACTAACTCAAGCGTCTCTCCACCGTTGAGCGCTTTCCCCACTACCGTCACGTCCGACACGTTCTCTAGAAACTTCTCATGCAGTTGCCCCACTCGAAAGTCATCCTCTGCAATGACAACACGAATCATTCTACTCCCCCTCCCTTACTTTCGGTATAAACACAGAGAACACAGCTCCGCCATTAGAAGACTCACCGACCTCAATGGTTCCGCCCAGCTCTTCCACAATCTGATTTACATTCGCCAAACCGAATCCACGATTCTCGCCTGATTTCGTTGAGAATCCTCTCATGAATAAATACGGAAGTCTCTCTTCTAGAATACCATGACCTGAATCAGCTACTTCGAACACAATTTCGTTGCCAACATCAGTTGCCGAGAGGGATACCCATTTCTCCTCAGAATCACTCACGGCTTCAAACGCATTGTCGATTATATTCCCAAGAATCGTTACAAGACTGGCACGACTGATGGATTCTGGTAGTTCCCGTAAGGAAGACTCTTCGTGTAGATTAAAATCCACTTTTTGTTCAGAAGCTTTGCTAATCTTCCCGAGTAAAATGGCTTGAACGGTCTCGTCTTCAATCTGGTCGAACAAAACCCGATTTTGCCCTTTGGATGTCTGAAATTCGGACTGAATAAGGTCAATCGCTTCCTGTACGTTTCCGAGCTGCATCAAGCCAAGTACCACGTACATCTGATTAGCGAATTCATGTGTCTGTGCGCGCAAGTCTTGAGAATACTGCTTCACTTCTGATAGAGCGTTCACCATTTCCCTTACTTCCGTCTTATCTCTAAAGCTTGCCACTACCCCGATGACTTTGCCCTCTGCCATAATCGGCTTTCGATTCACAATGACCACGTTGTCATGGAGCACCATCTCCTCATCTCGCTCCTCAACGCCAGACTTCAGAACACGAATCATTTGAGTGTTTGGAAATACATCTTCAATATGCTTACC
This genomic interval from Pontibacillus halophilus JSM 076056 = DSM 19796 contains the following:
- a CDS encoding LacI family DNA-binding transcriptional regulator — its product is MVTIYDIAKKTGYSVTTVSKVLNNYKHVSHKTRKAILDAVEEMGYLPNSHARTLTTKKSWTIGVIFIESLGVGMRHPFFSAVIESFRKDVEVLGYDLLFASRMINNQQMSYLEQFKYRGVDGVVIVSSLFDDPQVEELLESSIPTVVIDLNVREAAVVHSDNFKGSYEATEYLYSLGHRRIAHIAGHATTFAGQERRNGFYTSLTSLGLEVPDSYVVDGEFFSKEGGYKAMNQLLQLSEPPTAVYAAGDMLAIGAMEAVKEAGLSVPDDLSIIGFDDIELSQYVMPPLTTVRQDTTMIGQEAATLLLHQINTGEEVTDSIVIPVTLVKRGSVKSLQRVDKIT
- a CDS encoding DUF4352 domain-containing protein; its protein translation is MKKMFKGCLTLIGGLVVIGIIIAAVSGGEDSTTTTTSSQDDGETKQEETKSSEETKTIGIGETATIEDIGFTVQNAESTTTIEADNEYTEPVTTDNQFIVLDVTINNGQNEAITTDSSFFTLVTEDGTEYSPKNDGDLIMVIPNEKMLFLEEINPGLKKDGIVVFEVGSDVTMEELTLKANAGFWGTKSVNINLK
- a CDS encoding tripartite tricarboxylate transporter permease; the protein is MALEGLLEGFQVAFSWQGIIFVLIGVVTGTLIGMMPGLGPISAIAIMIPITYGMNPSIALVMMAGVYYGAVFGGSTSSILLNAPGISGTVATAFDGYPMAQRGEAGKALAIAAVSSFVGGTVSVVLLMLFAPALAQVAVSFGPAQYFALMLLGLTAISSLSDGSTVKALIAATVGFIVATIGIDGQTGTNRYTFGNPNLMEGIDFLVIALGLFALAEVCALILTRKDRSLSKQSDIGNLKLNKSDFKEMRGPMTRQSFLGFLLGVLPGAGATIASFIGYISEKRIAKKPDEFGKGSVKGLSAPETANNAATSGAFVPLLSLGIPGSGTTAVMLGAFLALGIQPGPLLIQDRPDVFWGIIASMYIGNVFLLILNLPLIPYIAKILKISRPMLIALVITFSIIGVYSISFSTFDLYLLLAFGVLGYLMRLFSFPAPPFILAFILGGMMEQSFRQAMTASGGSMTVFIQDPISIALLVVSILSLAFGFIKRDNKQTNSQQQDDETLSR
- a CDS encoding tripartite tricarboxylate transporter TctB family protein yields the protein MLKTLNQKVSIVLLVLSAGYLYLTFNLKEYPYVPIDSDFIPKVLGYILIALSILLYFDRSSESDKEKAKRQVSKEDVLALVGVGALIILYIVLFEWLGFLLTTALFVFSCSWALGYRRILSLVLVSVLFPSVLYYLFNYLLQIRLPEGILPF
- a CDS encoding tripartite tricarboxylate transporter substrate binding protein, whose amino-acid sequence is MKKIGMLGVALMLVVLAACGNDEASSDGGSGEWQPDKNLEIVAPAGAGGGWDTTARSVARVFEDEGIVEESVGVVNKPGGGGAVGWSYVNNTDNPHTIFVSSPPLLFVPLNGQSDISHKDVTPLANVIADYGAFAVAEDAKWDNLTELFEDMKGDPSSVTVVGASSPGSMDHIQFVRLAKEAGVDIKGIKYVSAQDGAGLTQILNGSADVYSTGVAETVEQVKAGKIRVLGVTSEERLEGDVLSDFPTAVEQGIDATFVNWRGFFGPKDMDPAAVAYYEEKLKEVSDSEAFGKLRDQYGWGEMFMGSEEYKSFLDEQEEEVSTLLEELGLGQ
- a CDS encoding response regulator, translating into MIRVVIAEDDFRVGQLHEKFLENVSDVTVVGKALNGGETLELVEAHQPELLLLDVYMPDRLGTDLLHEIRERAPLVDIIMITAADDKQMVEKALKYGVVDYMIKPITMERFYETLNQYKKTKRLFNHHETFSQSMVDELMGHKAERMNQDANLPKGIDSITLEKVREILNESPQGLTADQAGESIGVSKTTARRYLEYLISIEEGQAEMRYGKVGRPERKYFLTVNQP
- a CDS encoding ATP-binding protein, whose protein sequence is MSLQTKILGLVISIIVGVVGVLAGVFAYWEKDATEEKMGQMALQAATTMSLMPTVKEAFQASEPSEILQPIALRIQEEVGAEFVVVGNTESIRYAHPDEWKIGKRMVGGDNARALLDGEYYISQATGSLGQSLRGKAPVMDDEGNIVGIISVGFLVEEINTATLDKFYDIAVISVGVLLLGIAGSFLLARSIRRDTLGLEPVQIASLYRDREAILSSVREGIIAIDADGMVTMMNQSAMRMLNSEEETTGKHIEDVFPNTQMIRVLKSGVEERDEEMVLHDNVVIVNRKPIMAEGKVIGVVASFRDKTEVREMVNALSEVKQYSQDLRAQTHEFANQMYVVLGLMQLGNVQEAIDLIQSEFQTSKGQNRVLFDQIEDETVQAILLGKISKASEQKVDFNLHEESSLRELPESISRASLVTILGNIIDNAFEAVSDSEEKWVSLSATDVGNEIVFEVADSGHGILEERLPYLFMRGFSTKSGENRGFGLANVNQIVEELGGTIEVGESSNGGAVFSVFIPKVREGE